Below is a genomic region from Osmerus mordax isolate fOsmMor3 chromosome 22, fOsmMor3.pri, whole genome shotgun sequence.
CTAACCCTCACTCCTTTTAGTCCatgctcggtgtgtgtgtgtgcctttgtgtgtgagtgtgtttgcaagCGTGCtattgtgcagtgtgtgttttgtgcattTTCTGTTGCATCTCTCTGAATGGAAATGTTTACCAAATTGCTGTGTATAAATCTTAACATGGAAACAGCTCCACATCACAAGCTCTTAATGGAAAAAAatactgtgtgtttttgttaccATGCAACAAGAGATGAATGTGTTTAAGTCAAGCTAATTAGGAAACTTGGGTAGAAAAGGTGGAACAAGTAAGAGAAGTAATATATCTGTTTTCAAAGCACAGCTTTGAAAAAAAAGGTTGCGTTTACTCCACACATATGGCCTTCAACGTATAGGTTACATTGACGCTCATCTAACCGACATGTAATGTTCTTCACCAGGCCTACTTTCTGCACTACAGGTCACcgtcagagacagacacatataGCGCTCTTGTGTCCTCGATACGTAACACTTGCACCATTTGATGGAGTTTGGCGCCCCCTATTGTTAAAGCAAAACCCTAAAAGAGACAATCAATTAGAAAATGTCTCTTAAACACTGTGATTGAAAGTACTCTCGTGATTTTTATTTAACGTTACGTCCGATGTTCAAGCCtttgaaaaaaaacatacaagtATCGATCTCGTTTGATGAATTGCTTGATTTGGCATGTTAGGGCCACCGTAGATGTCTCGAGAAATCTTCATGTGACCAGAAACCAGAGACGTCAACATCGACTGAGTACATCAGAAGTTGACATTCGTCATGATAACGGTAGTGTTGCCTGCGGTCAACAGCAAACCTTGATGGTGTCCGCGTTCACATAAACTGGCAAAGGTAGAGCTATGTGGTCTTGTTTCTTAATCGTAGATTAGTAATTAGCTTCTCCATTAGCTGTGTTCAGATACTGAATTTGTAACACCTTCGCTGGCTAAAAAGTCAGCTACGTCTATACAAACTGTTCTACTGTGTCGTATTACTAGTAGTATTTTAATAAAGCAGTTACTACCGTTAACAGAAACGGGAGGCTATCTTTTAAGGATGTCACTCAGGAAGTGTAAAGGTCAAGGCAAAACGAGTGCAGTGCTCACAAGCACTGCACAAGAATGCTCACAAGTGTCTGCGTAGCTATTGCAACAGTCAGCTAGCTTGTGTTGTCATGTATTCGATGTGTCACTGTCTTGCTTAGGGTTAGGgcttgacccccctaattaagactttgacccccccccccaaaagaggtaaaaacatcaggtttgggggggagggggggggggggcgataaacgccctggagaagaagttgaccccccgattgtcattgtataattcgcactctggtcTTGCTTCATGTTCAGGATGGTGGGGTCTCGACCCAGGAGCCGGGCTACTCTGGTTCACAGTTTGGCCACACTCCTACGGAATGAtggtacatacacaaacacacacacacacgttgcacTCTGGTGATGTTTCTTTGAGATATGACGCTTATGCACATCTTAACCTCACATCTACTCCTTTCCATTCCTTTTCTATGGCCTTTTCCTCCGTTTCCCTGTCcattcctcctcatctccatccttctctatcctctcctcatATCCTTTAATATGATTCTTACGAATTACTGACATCCCCCCAGGTGACTCAGTCCTGGCAGGCAGCAGCACCTTGACCCTCCAGACCAGCAGTCTGCAGCATCTGACCTGTCTGTTTGAGCAATACCTGCTCTCTAGGACCCAGCAGCATGGTTTCCTGGCCCTACCCTCCcaccctgcagacacagactccCTCCTGCAACTGCAGTTCCTGTTCGACGTGCTGCAGAAAACCGTGTCCCTGAAAGTGGGTTCTGTTGTTgctcgggggggaggggggggggggggggttaggttcACTCTTTCTGGTCTAGCGCTTAAGTTTCACTTCTAACCTCGGTCAAACAGAATGCTAACTTGTGAAGTACTTGGCTGGAGCTACTTTGCTTAACTAGCGTGCATTTTCAATCACGCCATCTCTTTTGGCCCTAAACATTTTTTGTCAATAAAGGCTAGTTCAATAGGATGTAGTTGAATGCATTTCACCACTAGGTGCTGCCATTACACCTTGTCTGTAATGTGCCTGCCTTTATTCTTTGCATCTCACAGCTCATCAGCACCCCTGGGACAAGGCTGCAGTCTGTGGTGAAAATCTTCCCCTTCAAGTCTCTCAAGCACTTAGAGGTACAGCTCATGTGAATCATCAAATGAGATAGACTGTGCTCAGTCATGGTCTTCCTTCCTTTTAAAGGGCCAGGGGTGGTactaggggcggggggggggaggggcacaggGGGCCAGTTCTTCCTTTGACATAAGCTTGGACCCCCTTGTGGCCCCCATAAATGTAGTGTCTGAATAATTATAAACATGGCATTTTGCCTGTTCATGCCTGCAATGCAGAGAAGAAAACAATATGAGAACAATACATGTTAATataactggcccctctaacagtacaactggccccagcttgccccccccccccccctccccccccagttgACAGGACAGAGAGCTGTCTGTTTGATGGTCAGTTTACAGTTGAGTCCGGTCTTGTTTACCtgcctttctctgtctgtagtTGAAGCGTGTTCCCCCCCACTGtctggaggggctgaggggagtCTACTCTCAGCTGGAGGTGTTCACCTGCTCGAAGAGCCTCAGCTCTCTGGAGGtacgacacactcacacacacacacacatatactcacacacacgcacacataagcacatacacacacgcacatacacacacacttgcacactcacacacatgcttaaggaaagagacacatagacacatttAAACAAGTGagaggaagctgtgtgtgtgttgactgttcCTCCGTGTTGTGCTACAGGAACTGCTGTCTCTATGTGGCGGTGACCTCAGCTCTGCACTGCCATGGCTGGAGCTGCACACACTCAACTTCAGCTACAACTCCATCGTCTGTCTGGACGAGTCCCTAGTgagacgctcacacacaccaccacacaccacacacagaaccaccacACGCATGCAATCACACACTCAGAGCATCCTTCCTTGacctcctctatccctccagagTCTGTTGAATGTTCTCAAGTACCTGGACCTGAGCCACAACAAGATCCAGGAGTGTGCGGAGTTCCTCAAGGTAGGCTGGCGTTCATGCGGTTGTTTGTGTCCAGAACCTACCTTGGTAGGAGATTATGTATTCAACCGTTGAAGTTGCGGCGAAAACAGGAATGAACATGACTTCACTGTCTTGAATGTTGAAAAATGGATTTCGAATCTTGATTTCTTTTTTCCTCTTCCACTcccttcctcattccctttcccACACAGCCCCTCAGTGAGTTGGAGCATCTGAACCTGGGCTATAACTGCCTCCAGAGGACACCTGTGTTGGGCTTCACCTCCAGGGCCAAACTCCTCACTCTCATCCTCAGGAATAACGAGCTGGAAACCATCAATGGTACACGACAAGAATGCAGAGTAGGGTAGAGCAAAGTAGGATTCAGTAAATGGAGTAGAGCAGTCTCTGTTTTAAGAGTCGTACTATGGTGAGTATATATCAGATCTCAGTCAGGGACTGACTTTGTTTGCTGACAGCAGGGGGTATTATACAAACATGATATAAACAGGAAGTAGAGAATCTGTTATTGCCCAGAAACACAAACTGTCAGAACCCTGTACTGTCAGCCAGGGTAGTGTgtcctatctgtctatctgtctgtctgcttgctctctcacgattgccctgcctgtatgtctttcttcctgtgtgtgtgtgtgtgtgtgtgtgtgtgtgtgtaggtgtggagcAGCTGTGTTCTCTACAGCACCTGGATCTGGCCTACAACCTTTTGATGGAGCACTCTCAGCTGGCTCCTCTGTCTCTGCTGCACTGCCTCAACACGGTGACACACGCTTCGCTCTGTGATGGCAATTTATGCGGTTTTTAATCTCATGACTAATGTAACCTTTTTTTTCTGttgctgttctcctctcctctctctccctccctgtctccctccttgtgtcccttccccccccctctctctctctctctctctctctctctctctctctctctctcgctctctctctctctctctctctctctctctctctctctctctctctctctctccccctctctctctctccccctccctccctcctgtagcTGACTCTGGAGGGGAACCCCTTGTACTTCCAGAGAGGACACAGGGCCAGCACCAtccgccatctctcccccaaaGCTGCCTACCTcagggtgtgtctgggggggaggagtggtgtTGACAGAGAAAATATAGTATGTATGTCTTCTAAATGTtaaccctctttctttctctctttccctctctctctccggcagCTCAAACTGGATGGCACCCCACTCTCCTCTTCTGAGCTATCAGTAAGTGCTGTGCTGCTTGCGTCTAGCTCTGACAGCTTATCTGGAGTTCTGTTGGATAAAGATAGATTACCAAAGTACAGGAAACGTCTTGTGCATAACAAAAAAGGAacgcaaaaaaatgctttaggAACTGAACAAATATGAAAGccaatttttttgttgttgacataaTTAATGTAAGACTCTAATGGATGCCTaggacttttgcacagtactgtatgtttctGTGACATAACTTAAAGGTGACAGACTGGTATCAAATATTTACCCCCCACCACCTTCCCAGGTTCTGCCCAAACCGGGACAGATGATAATGACCCAGGCCCAGGGTTTACCCCCGGTCGTCGTGGCAGCAGAACGTGGAAACCAGGAAATGTCGAGCGGAGGAGGGGAGTTGAGTGACAGCCTGTCGGTTGGTGAGGTTGCAGTGACCAGACTTCGCAAGAAGAAAGCCAAAGTAAGCGTGTGTGTAACAAACGTGTGTGTAACaaccatgtgcgtgtgtgaaaccCGTCTAACCCGTCTTGTTTCAGAGCAAAGTTAGAGTGAGGAGAGCTAGTATATCCGAACCGAGTGACACGGACTACGAACCTAGAAGACAGTCGTCTGCACAAGGTGAGTCTGCCTGTCTCctttgtatatgtatgtgttcaGGTGTGCGTGTATCAGCTATTATTgtatgtgtccaggtgtgtgtgtgtgttcttctaaccctctccttccctccctcagacATGCAGCTCCCTCACCAGAAGGAGATTGAGCGCATGGATAGTTTCAGGGAGCAGCTGGGGGAGGAATGGCTGCGCTACCAGCACCACCTGGAGGGGgtgccaccccccaccaccagctcTGCCACCCAGGACCAGCCCGGCAAACCTGCTCCCCTGGTCCAGCAACTGACCAACGGTCTCCACgccaccccctccccgcccaCCCCCGCGCCCTTCAGACAGCCCTCACCCCTCACGGAGCTCCCACAggtcctgcccccacctctgctCTCGTCCGAAGCCAGAGAGGAGGCCTCGGGGGCGGACGCGGAGCTGGAGACGGAGTCGACCCTCCAGTGGTCCGGTCACAGCCTCGGACACACCGAGTCCCCCCTGGACAGCAGCCTggtggagggtcaggggtcgtcgacgatggagggaggaagtggggatgcgtgtgaggaggaagaggaggagctagGAGGTAGGATTCTCTGAGGTCATTTGTTGTGTGGTAGTAGTGTcccattggataaaaaaaaaagtggctTTGAAATTATTCACTgtttctctggtctctcttttaCTCCCCCATCtaattccctttctccctttcttttttacTATCATTCAccatttctcctctccctctctctttgcttccTTCAGTggacctctgcccccccctgctGGTGGGAGTGCTGTCCGAGGataggggggaaaggggggggagggaggcgtcTCATCCCGTGTTCCTGCGGGTCAAGCAGGGCCTGCTCCTGGAGGTGGACACGCACCGAGGTCGGGAGAGAGCCCGTCTGGAGCTGGACTGTCTGGGAAAGGTCACAACCTCGGAAGCCCGCTGGACGGAAGGGGTGAGAACAGAGGGGAAGGGGACGAGGGggagatacaaaaaaaaaaaagcaaaataAATGAAACTAAAAATATACAAACACATATTTGACCTCagccctcttactctctctccctttcactctttctcccctccctcctctcgttctcccaggaggtggagaaggtcctcccctccctggagCTCTTCTTCTGCTACatcagcagagagaggaggaggagacgctACGTCATGCTGGACGACCACCCTCAGCAGGCTctggaggtaacacacacacacacctgtctctctgtttcctagAAAAGAGCAGCATCTGATTGATTtttttattgtaaaaaaaaatcaaatgaaCAGCAAGCTTTTCCAATTCTATTCCTGTGAAGATACCCTAGGGTTACACTCTAATCCTATTCCTGgggagataccctcctgtaggtttgcACTCTAACCCAGAGAGATACCCTGTACCTGTAGGGTTACAGTCCAACCCCAGCTGTAGCTAACCTGATTCAACACATTCCCCAGTTAGTTATTTGGATCAGGTGTGTCAGGTTAGGGCTGGTTCCAGGAAGACCTCTCCATGAGCAGGGTTGGGCAGCCAGTAGCACTTAGCTTTGAAATCCTGAACGGTGATGTGTCATTCATGTTGCTAGGCGCTCAGCGACGTCCTATCACGGGTTTCGGAAGAGAACGAGAGGCGTGTCTCCGAGGGTCGCCCCGGCCGTGTCCGCCTGCAGTGTCTCCGCTGTGGGTCAGAGTTCAGcctgggcagggaggaggagaagggagggagaggacaggggagaggagccctGCATGAAGGAGGGgatcacctggaggaggaagagaaggaggaagaacagAGGCTTGAGGGAACTGGTAAGAGACCAGCATAACCACTTGCATACCGtatagaaacacacatacacacacacacatatacttaaacacacagactgactatCATTGCAGCCTAAAAAACGCTGTGCTGTCTCATTCCAGGCCCTAATGACCAAGAGGCCCGGAAGTCAAATCTCACTCCAGATTTCATGACCTTGTCTACACCTCAACTCATGCCCTTTAACCCCTGTTTTCACAACAGACTCATAATAAGCTCTCACAGTTGACCATTTAGCAGGCACTTTTACCTTACAAAAAAGACCTTTAGAAAGTACGATCAGATATGCTTGGTTAAaaacagtatttcggtggttAGTGCCATGGAATGGTCTGTATTTTACTAGACACTATGGCTATAATATCTCAACTACAGTGCAAAAATTTCAACTCATCTCAACTGCAATATAACATAGCACAGCGTAACAAAAAGAGTATCACATCTTGTGCTCAGACATAAGTTGCAGTATCATAAACAATTCCATTGGTGCTCTTTCGCAAGCGTTACATGAAATCTGCAAAATGAATCGAATTAAAACAAAAACCACCATATTGTTTGGTGTCTCCTATGATTGGAGTTGTCTAGACCAGACATGCGTGTTGAGTCATCCCCATGTCTTGATGAGAGATCCCAGAGATGGCTTTCCGGTGGCCCTGCCAGAACAGCTTACCAGGCCTGGGGACGTCCCACTCAACAGGGAGAATTCTGGAAACCTCATAAAGAAGGATCCTAGAACTCCCTTCAATTAGCACAAGATCTGTTCCTGCAGGATCTAGTCTACAGGGTCTATTTAGCCTATAATGAAAGAAGATAGAAAGAAGATttgctccacccctccttccatccgatcgtccctccctctctccctccctgtcatcAGCCCAGAACTGGTGTTTGGGCCTGTCCTAACCTGTTGAGGGATCGTGAGGTCTTTGTTGAACAGATGTCGAGGCTTCTCCTTTGTTGTTCTGTGTCTGGAGTGGAGCCCTGGGGTTATCGCTCAGTGTTTGCTAGCTAACCACCCCTTTGTGCTTAAAGACAAGAAACAAGCAGCTTTAACATCATCATGAAATGAAAGCTTCCATGTAGACCGCAGTACACACCTTCCATAACCGTGACTGGGTCATCTCGACATAATGAATTAGGTCAATCATTTACAAATATATTCATAAACTCAaactttatttgtatatttCCTGACTgggaatattatttttttttaagtgtcaAAAGATGTAACAATTGGCTAATGACTGGAGGCAACTTTGTGGAAGTTGGCAGAATCTGTAACTCATCTAAAACTTCCTTGTAAcatgcttcctgtttcctgttccaCAGCAGCTTCACCAGGAAGTGGAACCGTCTGTCCGGAGTGTACCAGTGATCATGTGGTTCAGCTGACTGGAAAATCAGCTCCTTCCACCAGCACGCCTGTCCAATCAGAGCAGGACACCGCCGTGCGACACTTCACCTTTGACCACGTTGATACGCCGCAACATGGTCACCGTGGCAGCAAGGTTAATTAGAGATTTTTCCGTTAATGTAAGCTGACGTTCTTAATGCAGTAATCTTCCATTTGAGGAGTTTAAAATGATTTCTCCTtcactccaccctctctcctcaggatctcAGCTCAGATGACATCTCCTCTGCCAAGGCTAGTCCTCTCCTGGACCCGCCCTCCACCTCCATAGAGGACCCCAGCGCCTCCTATGTCACGGCCGAGGAAAGCAGCTTCTTCAGCGGGGAGGGAGTCGGGGACACCTGGGTGGACCGGAGCCTCTCTAAGCCTGTCAGCTTCTACAGCACAGGCGACCAGAGTAGAGAGGAACTGGCAGGGAGCTACCAGTACTCTGCTACCCCTCCAGCTGGAGCCCTGACCCCGACCAAGGACCACAACCACACCAGCAAGGCACACACAACCAGTCCCGGTTAGTCCATAAATCGTTTTTTGCGTAATTTTTTTGGGCTCACTGGCTTGCTGGACCATATTGCAACAACACTTCCAAGACAGATTGCAGTCCTGATTGGAAGtgatgggagagaagggggaatgCATTAGTCAATAAAGGGAGGACaacagaagagagggagagaggcaaaaaGAGAGCAAGAACAGATGCAAAAGACGAACACTGAATACAGAGAACAAAAAAAGATGAAAGGACAAAAGAAATGGGCAGAGTGAGAAAAGATACCAGGGGTGGTAACAGACCCTCATGCAGTATCTTCTGTCCTCTTTTGTCACAGCACTGAGACCATGTAACCTGACCTTCTAAGTCACAAACTCAGTGGCAGAGCCTCAGATACGAGTTGCCAGCATGTCTACATATGATGTCTTGTGCTAAGCTAACTGCCATCCTTGTGAAGTGTGCGTGATGCTAAGCTAACTGGTGTCTCTGTGAAGGGTGTGTGATGCTAAGCTAACTGGTGTCTCTGTGAAGGGTGTGTGATGCTAAGCTAACTGGTGTCTCTGTGAAGGGTGTGATGCTAAGCTAACCAATGTTCAAGTTAAGGGTGTGCTAAGCTAACTGGCGTCTGCATGTTGCAGGCCATTTAGATCTGCTGTCTGAAGACTACGAGGCAGTGGACCATCGGCTGAAGCTCTTCCTAGACGTGGAGGTgtttgaagaagaggaggaactcCACTCCTTCCTCAAGGTTAGCGGACGTGCTAATAATGGATTTAGTGAGGTAGCTGCTAGCTATCCACTGCTTGGGTTTAGTGATCATCTCCAAAAAGTAGCAGGAGAAAATAAACAACGGAGGCAAGTTTGTACTGAActgtagggggagggggaggggaggaactgCAGTAGTAAAGTAAACACAAGCGgccagagcaggagaggagctccAGGCTCATATTCATCTGTATTTATCCAGTTATTTTAACTGTCATTGCTgtttgacagaaagagagaatgattgGTCTTTTGACAAATCCTTgtccttacatgccccaaagaaCTACTTTCGACTATGTTCATCTCCAGAAACACTAAAGGTCACGGTTTATGTTttgaatataaaaataaataattataataaaaaaagtACTAATAATGTATTTCCTTTACCGATCTTAAAACGTATCAAATCTTTGATGAAGATTTCACAGTCACTAATAGACTCAGACTTGTAGTCGTGGAGTTCTCTCTGATAAGTTTAACTCCTTGGTTGTTTTGAAGATGACCACGGTGAAGTTTGGTGATCCTGAAgagttcccctctctcctggtggTGTCCAACCATCGCATCTACTTCCTGGAGATGACATCACTGATGCAGTGAGTGAGCTGTCAGATGTGTGATTGGTTACTGTTGTCATAACCAACGTCTTTGATAGGCTGTTTGTCAGACTGGTGTCAAGTAATAATATTAACTACTTACTAACCGGgagtgaggtcatgccgggaaatatcaaactgaggctttgCCGTATCGAACGATCAAGGTTAgttagttgtttattatatggcatttttagctcttt
It encodes:
- the stk11ip gene encoding serine/threonine-protein kinase 11-interacting protein isoform X1 encodes the protein MVGSRPRSRATLVHSLATLLRNDGDSVLAGSSTLTLQTSSLQHLTCLFEQYLLSRTQQHGFLALPSHPADTDSLLQLQFLFDVLQKTVSLKLISTPGTRLQSVVKIFPFKSLKHLELKRVPPHCLEGLRGVYSQLEVFTCSKSLSSLEELLSLCGGDLSSALPWLELHTLNFSYNSIVCLDESLSLLNVLKYLDLSHNKIQECAEFLKPLSELEHLNLGYNCLQRTPVLGFTSRAKLLTLILRNNELETINGVEQLCSLQHLDLAYNLLMEHSQLAPLSLLHCLNTLTLEGNPLYFQRGHRASTIRHLSPKAAYLRLKLDGTPLSSSELSVLPKPGQMIMTQAQGLPPVVVAAERGNQEMSSGGGELSDSLSVGEVAVTRLRKKKAKSKVRVRRASISEPSDTDYEPRRQSSAQDMQLPHQKEIERMDSFREQLGEEWLRYQHHLEGVPPPTTSSATQDQPGKPAPLVQQLTNGLHATPSPPTPAPFRQPSPLTELPQVLPPPLLSSEAREEASGADAELETESTLQWSGHSLGHTESPLDSSLVEGQGSSTMEGGSGDACEEEEEELGVDLCPPLLVGVLSEDRGERGGREASHPVFLRVKQGLLLEVDTHRGRERARLELDCLGKVTTSEARWTEGEVEKVLPSLELFFCYISRERRRRRYVMLDDHPQQALEALSDVLSRVSEENERRVSEGRPGRVRLQCLRCGSEFSLGREEEKGGRGQGRGALHEGGDHLEEEEKEEEQRLEGTAASPGSGTVCPECTSDHVVQLTGKSAPSTSTPVQSEQDTAVRHFTFDHVDTPQHGHRGSKDLSSDDISSAKASPLLDPPSTSIEDPSASYVTAEESSFFSGEGVGDTWVDRSLSKPVSFYSTGDQSREELAGSYQYSATPPAGALTPTKDHNHTSKAHTTSPGHLDLLSEDYEAVDHRLKLFLDVEVFEEEEELHSFLKMTTVKFGDPEEFPSLLVVSNHRIYFLEMTSLMQGQPPTDWLQKRESHPITELSYLEVGLGSQSIHMEFEEGGVAYTLLIRDSSRCKRFFGLLTGVVRELASKSNSKLKSISTTRLTAQHHLWSLVCEDMQTDVEEGQLQFFYLLAYLHQDDSVSPLTVLATRETLYLLNEDHQWSKSLPNPLADENGEPCSGRVTVQETQPISCVSSVLLWSCDPCRVDIQLYDEILKQEKTWRLSSESPEQVQGLLVWVRAQWETMFGVKLTTSLQGPT
- the stk11ip gene encoding serine/threonine-protein kinase 11-interacting protein isoform X2 is translated as MVGSRPRSRATLVHSLATLLRNDGDSVLAGSSTLTLQTSSLQHLTCLFEQYLLSRTQQHGFLALPSHPADTDSLLQLQFLFDVLQKTVSLKLISTPGTRLQSVVKIFPFKSLKHLELKRVPPHCLEGLRGVYSQLEVFTCSKSLSSLEELLSLCGGDLSSALPWLELHTLNFSYNSIVCLDESLSLLNVLKYLDLSHNKIQECAEFLKPLSELEHLNLGYNCLQRTPVLGFTSRAKLLTLILRNNELETINGVEQLCSLQHLDLAYNLLMEHSQLAPLSLLHCLNTLTLEGNPLYFQRGHRASTIRHLSPKAAYLRLKLDGTPLSSSELSVLPKPGQMIMTQAQGLPPVVVAAERGNQEMSSGGGELSDSLSVGEVAVTRLRKKKAKSKVRVRRASISEPSDTDYEPRRQSSAQDMQLPHQKEIERMDSFREQLGEEWLRYQHHLEGVPPPTTSSATQDQPGKPAPLVQQLTNGLHATPSPPTPAPFRQPSPLTELPQVLPPPLLSSEAREEASGADAELETESTLQWSGHSLGHTESPLDSSLVEGQGSSTMEGGSGDACEEEEEELGVDLCPPLLVGVLSEDRGERGGREASHPVFLRVKQGLLLEVDTHRGRERARLELDCLGKVTTSEARWTEGEVEKVLPSLELFFCYISRERRRRRYVMLDDHPQQALEALSDVLSRVSEENERRVSEGRPGRVRLQCLRCGSEFSLGREEEKGGRGQGRGALHEGGDHLEEEEKEEEQRLEGTAASPGSGTVCPECTSDHVVQLTGKSAPSTSTPVQSEQDTAVRHFTFDHVDTPQHGHRGSKDLSSDDISSAKASPLLDPPSTSIEDPSASYVTAEESSFFSGEGVGDTWVDRSLSKPVSFYSTGDQSREELAGSYQYSATPPAGALTPTKDHNHTSKAHTTSPDLLSEDYEAVDHRLKLFLDVEVFEEEEELHSFLKMTTVKFGDPEEFPSLLVVSNHRIYFLEMTSLMQGQPPTDWLQKRESHPITELSYLEVGLGSQSIHMEFEEGGVAYTLLIRDSSRCKRFFGLLTGVVRELASKSNSKLKSISTTRLTAQHHLWSLVCEDMQTDVEEGQLQFFYLLAYLHQDDSVSPLTVLATRETLYLLNEDHQWSKSLPNPLADENGEPCSGRVTVQETQPISCVSSVLLWSCDPCRVDIQLYDEILKQEKTWRLSSESPEQVQGLLVWVRAQWETMFGVKLTTSLQGPT